Proteins encoded within one genomic window of Xylophilus sp. GOD-11R:
- a CDS encoding mannose-1-phosphate guanylyltransferase/mannose-6-phosphate isomerase, whose product MSKTSPSTAGDRIVPVILSGGSGTRLWPLSRTGYPKQFLGITQEQTLFQLTLARLEAFTGLDAPLIVGNENHRFILGEQLQSLGVRPQAILLEPAARNTAPAIAAAAFAAMAHGADPLLLVLAADHVVEDVDAFCQAVQAGVPAARAGSLVTFGIVPSAPETGYGYIEVDAFAADGGACDVAGFVEKPDLATAQAYLAGGRHLWNSGMFLFRASVVLAELERFSPTVTAAAREAVGKARADLDFLRLDKAAFSASPDDSIDYAVMEKSDKVKVVPMSAGWSDVGAWRAVWEVAAKDANGNAVRGDVLLHGSSDCYVRSDHRLVAAIGLQDVMIVETSDAILVAAKHAVQDVKKVVDRLKAQKRPEANLHREVFRPWGSYDSIDQAERYQVKRITVKPGQKLSVQMHHHRAEHWIVVSGTALVAVGDKEVMLTENQSTYIPVGVIHSLENPGKIPLELIEVQSGAYLGEDDIVRFADIYGRAPVTASATPA is encoded by the coding sequence ATGAGCAAGACATCCCCGAGCACGGCCGGCGACCGCATCGTTCCGGTGATCCTGTCCGGCGGCTCCGGCACGCGGCTGTGGCCGCTGTCGCGCACCGGCTATCCCAAGCAATTCCTGGGCATCACGCAGGAGCAGACGCTGTTCCAGCTGACGCTCGCGCGGCTGGAGGCCTTCACCGGCCTGGACGCACCGCTGATCGTGGGCAACGAGAACCACCGCTTCATCCTCGGCGAGCAGCTGCAGTCGCTCGGCGTGCGGCCGCAGGCGATCCTGCTGGAGCCTGCTGCGCGCAACACGGCGCCGGCCATCGCCGCGGCCGCCTTCGCCGCCATGGCCCATGGCGCCGACCCGCTGCTGCTGGTGCTGGCCGCCGACCACGTGGTGGAAGACGTCGACGCCTTTTGCCAGGCGGTGCAGGCCGGGGTGCCCGCCGCCCGGGCCGGCTCGCTGGTCACCTTCGGCATCGTGCCCTCCGCGCCCGAAACCGGCTACGGCTACATCGAGGTCGACGCCTTCGCGGCCGATGGCGGCGCCTGCGACGTGGCCGGCTTCGTCGAGAAGCCCGACCTCGCCACCGCCCAGGCCTACCTGGCCGGCGGGCGCCACCTGTGGAACAGCGGCATGTTCCTGTTCCGCGCCTCGGTGGTGCTGGCCGAACTGGAGCGCTTCAGCCCGACGGTGACCGCCGCCGCGCGGGAGGCGGTGGGAAAGGCCCGCGCGGACCTCGATTTCCTGCGGCTGGACAAGGCCGCCTTCTCGGCGTCGCCTGACGACTCCATCGACTACGCGGTCATGGAGAAGTCCGACAAGGTGAAGGTGGTGCCGATGTCGGCCGGCTGGAGCGACGTCGGCGCCTGGCGCGCCGTGTGGGAAGTCGCGGCCAAGGACGCCAACGGCAACGCGGTGCGCGGCGACGTCCTGCTGCACGGCAGCAGCGACTGCTACGTGCGCTCCGACCACCGGCTGGTGGCCGCCATCGGCCTGCAGGACGTGATGATCGTGGAGACCTCCGACGCGATCCTGGTCGCGGCCAAGCATGCGGTGCAGGACGTGAAGAAGGTGGTAGACCGGCTCAAGGCGCAGAAGCGCCCGGAGGCCAACCTCCACCGCGAGGTGTTCCGGCCCTGGGGTTCGTACGACTCGATCGACCAGGCCGAGCGCTACCAGGTCAAGCGCATCACCGTGAAGCCCGGGCAGAAGCTGTCGGTGCAGATGCACCACCACCGCGCCGAGCACTGGATCGTGGTCTCGGGAACTGCCCTGGTGGCGGTGGGCGACAAGGAAGTGATGCTCACCGAGAACCAGTCGACCTATATCCCGGTCGGCGTGATCCATTCGCTGGAGAACCCCGGCAAGATTCCGCTGGAGCTGATCGAGGTGCAGTCCGGTGCCTACCTGGGTGAAGACGACATCGTGCGGTTCGCCGACATCTACGGCCGTGCGCCGGTCACCGCCTCGGCCACGCCCGCCTGA